A window of the Nitrospirota bacterium genome harbors these coding sequences:
- the plsY gene encoding glycerol-3-phosphate 1-O-acyltransferase PlsY, with translation MAKEIAVVLLAYLLGSIPTGLLLAKAKGIDIRTVGSGNIGATNVTRNLGKALGAVTLIGDLLKGVLPVVLARIMDFSSLWIAAAALAAFCGHVFTVFLKLKGGKGVATAFGVFLGIQPSVALIAAGVWLVMFAIFRYSSVGSLSAATAFPVALWIIRDDKFLTVLALLIALIIYLRHRENIRKLIEGTEGKFGSPKEKPATPA, from the coding sequence ATGGCGAAGGAGATCGCCGTCGTACTTCTGGCCTATCTGTTGGGATCCATTCCCACCGGTTTGCTTCTTGCGAAGGCGAAAGGCATCGATATCCGGACCGTGGGGAGCGGGAACATCGGAGCCACCAACGTCACGCGCAATCTCGGGAAAGCTTTGGGGGCGGTGACCTTGATCGGCGACCTCCTCAAGGGCGTGCTGCCGGTGGTCCTCGCGCGCATTATGGATTTCAGTTCCTTGTGGATCGCGGCGGCGGCTCTGGCGGCCTTTTGCGGTCATGTGTTCACTGTTTTTCTCAAGCTTAAGGGCGGCAAGGGGGTGGCGACGGCGTTCGGCGTCTTCCTCGGCATACAGCCCAGCGTCGCCCTGATCGCCGCGGGTGTGTGGCTCGTCATGTTTGCGATCTTTCGATATTCGTCGGTGGGTTCCCTCTCGGCGGCGACGGCTTTCCCGGTTGCACTGTGGATCATCCGCGATGACAAGTTTCTGACCGTCCTCGCGCTCCTGATCGCCCTCATCATCTACCTGCGCCACCGGGAGAACATTCGAAAACTGATCGAGGGGACCGAAGGAAAGTTCGGCTCTCCGAAGGAAAAGCCTGCCACCCCGGCCTGA
- the dctP gene encoding TRAP transporter substrate-binding protein DctP, with protein sequence MKFSELLSVATLVLLPSISLAQEPAGRVTLRVGMLAPEGSSLVHEARGGFQEAEEKSRGRLKFLLYTGGVLGGETDMIRKLRIGQVDAVALSGGMGTVVPDTAVLSLPFLFRSYEEVDYAREGLFEAFAGAFEKQGMVLLLWFDVGGFTQFFSSQPVASVSDMASRKVWMWSEIPLANEFLRVFPMKGVPIDVTNLVQAFQTGMVDSAFINPLFLLVFQLQKNVRYMTRLNFSYVPVALVGSKKMWDELPADLQGILTDTLRKYTPKMVARARADDDTALRGLIRSGIQVVMPSPEAMAEFESLGRKGWNDYAGKLYPKSILEAVLHRLKDFRSRKL encoded by the coding sequence ATGAAGTTCTCCGAACTTCTATCGGTCGCGACCTTGGTCCTTCTGCCATCCATCTCGCTTGCGCAGGAGCCGGCCGGCCGGGTCACCCTTCGAGTCGGCATGTTGGCCCCCGAGGGATCTTCCCTCGTTCATGAAGCACGAGGGGGGTTTCAGGAAGCCGAAGAGAAGAGCCGCGGGCGACTGAAGTTTCTTCTCTACACGGGCGGGGTCCTTGGGGGAGAGACCGACATGATCCGGAAACTCCGGATCGGCCAAGTGGACGCGGTGGCCCTCAGCGGCGGTATGGGAACGGTGGTTCCGGATACGGCCGTTCTGTCTCTCCCCTTCCTCTTTCGCTCGTACGAAGAGGTGGACTACGCGCGAGAGGGACTTTTCGAAGCGTTCGCCGGAGCGTTTGAGAAACAGGGAATGGTGCTCTTGCTTTGGTTCGACGTAGGCGGGTTCACCCAATTCTTCTCCAGTCAGCCGGTGGCTTCCGTCTCGGATATGGCCTCTCGAAAGGTCTGGATGTGGTCGGAGATCCCCCTGGCCAACGAGTTTCTCCGCGTGTTTCCCATGAAGGGTGTCCCCATCGATGTCACGAACCTGGTCCAGGCCTTCCAGACGGGGATGGTGGATTCCGCTTTCATCAATCCGCTTTTCCTGCTCGTATTTCAACTCCAGAAAAACGTGCGATACATGACGCGCCTGAACTTCTCGTATGTTCCCGTGGCCCTGGTCGGCTCGAAGAAAATGTGGGACGAATTGCCCGCCGATCTTCAAGGGATCCTGACGGACACCTTGCGCAAGTACACTCCCAAGATGGTCGCCCGCGCACGGGCCGACGATGACACCGCTTTGAGGGGATTGATCCGCTCGGGCATTCAGGTGGTGATGCCCTCGCCCGAGGCGATGGCTGAATTCGAATCCCTTGGCCGCAAGGGATGGAACGACTATGCGGGCAAGCTGTATCCGAAAAGCATCCTCGAGGCGGTTCTTCATCGGCTGAAGGATTTCCGCTCCAGAAAGCTCTGA
- the dctP gene encoding TRAP transporter substrate-binding protein DctP, which translates to MSCRLADLHRSVLSPRPSVLCLLFAAATLLLPLSAYGQAQKSWEFSLGTIAPGNSPYMKILKEATDHVEALSKGQVRFKLHASGVLGDEPAMVEMVRKGDLSAGVFTLSGIGEISPEFTVLLLPYLFRNEREIEYVRNKMNDTIAEAFSRVGFRLIVWADIGSGLLFTRVPVPTFEEFKKRKIWVWPGERILPAFAEYLGIQTVPLPLAQVQEALRADRLEVVFANALGAVVLGWYRDVGYVTRLGGVFAQAVLVTGRKQWDQAPEGVRKLILAEVEVALPKLFEIMRRDEETALKGISKRGVQVLQLDGPAEEEFRRVSEDFQRKFVDGKPNLQKVLEEVQRHLREFRSSSARRRDSLDSTSYAR; encoded by the coding sequence ATGAGTTGCAGACTGGCGGATCTCCACCGCTCAGTCCTCAGCCCTCGGCCCTCAGTCCTGTGTCTGCTGTTCGCGGCCGCCACGCTCCTTTTACCCCTCTCCGCCTACGGCCAAGCCCAAAAGTCCTGGGAGTTTTCACTCGGCACCATCGCCCCCGGCAACTCCCCTTACATGAAGATCCTCAAGGAAGCGACGGATCACGTGGAGGCGCTGAGCAAGGGGCAGGTCCGTTTCAAACTTCATGCGAGCGGCGTGCTTGGCGACGAACCTGCCATGGTGGAAATGGTCCGGAAGGGCGATTTGTCCGCGGGCGTGTTCACCCTCTCCGGCATCGGGGAGATCTCTCCGGAGTTCACGGTCCTCCTCCTTCCCTATCTTTTCCGCAACGAGAGGGAGATCGAGTACGTCCGAAACAAGATGAACGACACCATTGCTGAGGCGTTCAGCCGTGTAGGTTTCCGTCTGATCGTGTGGGCGGACATCGGATCGGGTTTGTTGTTTACCCGTGTTCCCGTTCCCACGTTCGAAGAGTTCAAGAAGCGGAAGATCTGGGTATGGCCGGGCGAACGGATTCTCCCGGCCTTCGCGGAGTATCTTGGCATTCAGACCGTTCCACTCCCTCTGGCCCAGGTGCAGGAGGCCCTACGCGCGGATCGTCTGGAAGTCGTTTTCGCCAACGCCCTGGGTGCGGTGGTTCTGGGCTGGTATCGCGATGTCGGGTACGTGACGAGGCTCGGCGGCGTGTTTGCGCAGGCCGTGTTGGTGACGGGGAGGAAGCAATGGGACCAAGCCCCGGAGGGCGTGCGCAAATTGATCCTGGCCGAAGTGGAAGTGGCACTTCCCAAGCTGTTCGAAATCATGCGGAGGGACGAAGAGACGGCGCTCAAGGGCATCAGCAAGAGGGGTGTGCAAGTATTGCAGCTCGACGGCCCGGCCGAGGAGGAGTTCAGGCGTGTATCGGAAGACTTCCAGAGGAAATTCGTGGATGGCAAACCGAATCTTCAAAAAGTGTTGGAGGAAGTGCAACGACACCTGAGGGAATTCCGCTCATCGTCGGCCCGCCGTCGCGATTCACTTGATTCCACTTCCTACGCAAGGTAG
- the purS gene encoding phosphoribosylformylglycinamidine synthase subunit PurS: protein MKARVQVFLKPGLYDPQGEAIKGVLQSIGFGMVEDCRQGKIFLIDLENSLGREDARSKVDEMCRKLLANQVIEDYTFDIQD from the coding sequence ATGAAAGCGCGCGTTCAAGTCTTTCTCAAACCCGGGCTGTACGATCCGCAGGGCGAGGCCATCAAGGGGGTTCTCCAATCGATTGGATTCGGGATGGTGGAAGATTGCCGTCAGGGAAAGATTTTCCTGATCGACCTCGAGAATTCGTTGGGCCGGGAGGATGCCCGTTCGAAGGTGGACGAGATGTGCCGCAAGCTCCTCGCGAATCAGGTGATCGAGGACTACACATTTGATATCCAGGACTGA
- a CDS encoding helix-turn-helix transcriptional regulator, whose amino-acid sequence MRPWHLTLRRLRLELGLTQEQLARRAGMARPSLTRVERGQKDLTVSSLLRLSQALGMDPARFFEEAPAPKPLGRHGIDRIARAVVAGHGGDRKEESHLIQGLAYQLRPSLEASKAPGAAAARRAARRNYEAIRQEYRPEDLEKLMRRVHALLAALPA is encoded by the coding sequence ATGCGTCCATGGCACTTGACGCTTCGCCGTCTACGACTTGAGCTGGGCCTCACTCAGGAGCAATTGGCCCGGCGGGCGGGCATGGCCAGACCTTCGCTCACAAGGGTTGAACGGGGGCAGAAGGACCTGACGGTCTCTTCGCTCTTGCGGCTTTCCCAGGCGTTGGGAATGGATCCCGCGCGATTTTTCGAGGAGGCGCCCGCGCCGAAACCCCTGGGGCGGCATGGCATCGACCGGATCGCAAGAGCGGTTGTGGCGGGGCATGGCGGAGACCGCAAAGAGGAATCTCACTTGATTCAAGGCCTTGCCTATCAACTTCGCCCCTCCCTTGAGGCTTCAAAGGCCCCCGGGGCGGCCGCCGCCCGGCGAGCGGCCCGACGAAACTACGAGGCGATCCGCCAGGAGTATCGGCCGGAGGACCTCGAGAAACTCATGCGGCGGGTCCACGCTCTCCTCGCCGCGCTGCCGGCATGA
- a CDS encoding HupE/UreJ family protein, with protein MILRMRLLGCSLAAATIWTSSASAHTRTLSYSTWREKGDALDVTVKAPWIEFERAMPGLAGTRLSDVQSTPDVAGRVDHYLRDHLSAVHGSKNCASSTSTLRAVTDEGTLVGSWKVVCEKTGTLELITDLFFDAAPSHVHVARFEGSAGVPGPMEKIMVAADRTWMPRGGPPASRGRAGFMGFLRVGLEHILTGYDHLLFLAGLVLLGLTWGRLAGLVTGFTAAHSLSLAAATLGWVRTEGTGVESLIGFSIAIVALESFAGMGFRAIALTATGIVATGALVSIFGGSPLPAVAWVGMILFALSYFALAPHSASHGTARHEAGRTPDLLGGRDARDGGRSAAQWLVVFMFGLIHGFGFAGALLSARLEGGDILPALLGFNVGVELGQIGVLLALVLIYKAASKIEPMRRHVGYACASVVLAWGLFWFWSRLAA; from the coding sequence ATGATTCTCAGGATGCGCCTGCTGGGATGCAGTCTCGCCGCGGCGACAATCTGGACGTCCTCCGCTTCCGCTCATACACGGACGCTGTCCTATTCGACTTGGCGCGAGAAGGGTGACGCACTCGATGTCACCGTCAAGGCGCCCTGGATCGAGTTCGAGCGGGCGATGCCGGGCCTGGCCGGTACCCGGTTATCTGATGTGCAGTCGACCCCCGATGTGGCAGGGAGAGTGGACCACTACTTGCGAGACCACCTGAGTGCCGTCCATGGTTCCAAAAACTGTGCTTCATCCACCTCCACCCTCCGGGCCGTGACCGATGAAGGAACCTTGGTGGGATCCTGGAAGGTTGTGTGCGAGAAAACAGGAACGCTGGAGTTGATCACGGATCTGTTTTTCGATGCCGCACCCAGCCACGTGCACGTGGCGAGATTTGAAGGTTCGGCAGGAGTCCCAGGACCCATGGAAAAGATAATGGTCGCAGCGGACCGGACGTGGATGCCACGTGGAGGACCCCCAGCATCGCGCGGCCGAGCCGGATTCATGGGATTCCTGCGGGTGGGTCTGGAGCACATACTCACCGGCTACGATCATCTGCTGTTTCTCGCGGGACTGGTTCTGTTGGGTCTGACATGGGGAAGACTGGCCGGGCTGGTGACCGGATTCACAGCGGCCCACAGTCTCTCCCTGGCTGCAGCCACGCTGGGTTGGGTTCGGACGGAAGGGACCGGCGTCGAATCCTTGATCGGATTTTCGATCGCCATCGTGGCCTTGGAGAGCTTCGCGGGGATGGGATTCCGGGCGATCGCACTGACCGCAACTGGCATCGTAGCCACGGGCGCGTTGGTTTCCATCTTTGGGGGATCGCCTCTTCCCGCCGTCGCCTGGGTGGGCATGATCTTGTTCGCGCTGAGCTATTTTGCGCTCGCCCCGCACAGCGCCTCGCACGGTACGGCCCGGCACGAAGCCGGCCGTACTCCTGACCTATTAGGCGGGCGGGATGCCCGCGATGGCGGGAGGAGTGCGGCTCAATGGCTTGTGGTCTTCATGTTCGGCCTGATCCACGGTTTTGGATTCGCCGGCGCCCTTCTCTCCGCCCGCCTTGAAGGAGGGGACATCCTTCCCGCCCTGTTGGGATTCAACGTGGGTGTGGAATTGGGGCAGATCGGGGTCCTTCTTGCGCTTGTTCTCATCTACAAAGCCGCCTCGAAGATTGAGCCGATGCGTCGACATGTCGGGTACGCCTGTGCGTCGGTCGTCCTCGCCTGGGGCTTGTTCTGGTTCTGGTCGAGGCTGGCGGCATGA
- a CDS encoding DUF2961 domain-containing protein, with protein MPTKLLLRMFCALTVAAGSCGDPTSSKGPGWDALERWDALPVLGNGAYRQFSSYDRLKRTDYPVADPGNKDANNFLAVCARQETPPLTEQDDPGLCDAGLEGFLIARVSGQSGFVSRLWLTAAPFYSNETIRIYADDLTRPAYEGRPADWANRTDPIFTEPLAGPRSGAVVSYRPIPFKHDLRVYLDKLLPVGLYFYQVDTQLDLPVEDTFAAVPLAPANLARYDVLLNSPGSGTESRRAGETNSRSASLEPSEGTTVFDLKGPGTIRKLSFSLDATTLSQLRSLTLGIRWDEETEYSVQLPLSAFFGNHLSIQPYSTLPMEIQRQSNTLTLSTYFPMPFQKAAEIRLMNASGSPVSFAALARVEPRTPTAEWGYFGTEFNETVGPFQPNLKHPIVSLDGRGKYVGTFMFMEGHKDVQTVIADAFNFLEGDEFGTIDGELRIPGTGTEDYFNAGFYYLKGLFDSPFAGLNHKQTTEDGRSGAISTYRWHVLSDEINFSRSFDLNIEYGANRPDLADRYASVAYYYLSRP; from the coding sequence ATGCCGACGAAACTGCTGCTACGAATGTTCTGCGCCCTCACGGTTGCCGCGGGTTCCTGCGGCGATCCCACCTCCTCGAAGGGCCCCGGCTGGGACGCTTTGGAACGCTGGGATGCGCTGCCGGTTCTGGGAAACGGCGCCTACCGCCAGTTCTCCAGCTACGATCGGCTCAAACGGACGGACTATCCCGTCGCCGATCCAGGCAATAAGGACGCAAACAATTTTCTCGCCGTATGTGCTAGGCAGGAGACCCCCCCTCTCACCGAACAGGACGACCCGGGTCTATGCGACGCAGGCCTGGAGGGATTCCTCATCGCCCGTGTCTCCGGGCAAAGCGGATTCGTTTCCCGCCTCTGGCTGACCGCCGCGCCGTTCTATTCGAATGAAACCATCCGCATCTACGCCGATGATCTCACGCGGCCCGCCTATGAGGGTCGTCCGGCCGATTGGGCAAACCGAACGGATCCGATCTTCACCGAGCCCCTGGCCGGACCGCGCTCGGGCGCCGTGGTCAGTTATAGGCCCATTCCCTTCAAGCACGATCTGCGGGTCTACCTCGACAAGCTGCTCCCGGTCGGGCTTTACTTTTACCAGGTCGACACCCAACTCGATCTCCCGGTGGAGGACACGTTCGCGGCGGTGCCCCTCGCGCCCGCCAATCTCGCCCGGTACGACGTTCTCCTCAACAGTCCGGGTTCCGGAACGGAGTCGCGACGTGCCGGCGAGACGAACTCCCGAAGCGCGTCCCTCGAGCCGTCCGAGGGTACGACGGTCTTTGACCTCAAGGGCCCGGGCACGATACGCAAACTCAGCTTTTCGCTCGATGCAACCACACTCAGCCAACTCCGATCCCTGACTTTGGGCATCCGGTGGGATGAAGAAACCGAATACTCGGTTCAACTCCCCCTTTCAGCTTTCTTCGGCAACCATCTTTCGATCCAGCCCTATTCAACCCTGCCCATGGAAATTCAACGGCAGAGCAACACGCTCACTCTCTCGACCTATTTCCCAATGCCATTCCAGAAGGCGGCCGAGATTCGGTTGATGAATGCAAGTGGCTCGCCGGTATCCTTCGCGGCATTGGCCCGCGTCGAGCCGCGAACGCCGACAGCCGAGTGGGGCTATTTCGGCACCGAATTCAATGAAACGGTCGGACCCTTCCAACCAAACCTGAAACATCCGATTGTTTCGCTTGATGGACGGGGCAAATACGTGGGGACGTTCATGTTCATGGAAGGCCACAAAGACGTCCAAACGGTGATCGCCGACGCCTTCAACTTCCTCGAGGGCGACGAATTCGGAACGATCGACGGCGAGCTGCGGATTCCCGGAACAGGCACGGAGGACTATTTCAACGCCGGCTTCTATTATCTCAAGGGTCTGTTTGATTCTCCCTTCGCCGGGTTGAATCACAAGCAGACGACGGAAGACGGCCGGTCAGGCGCCATCTCCACCTATCGCTGGCACGTGTTGTCGGATGAAATCAATTTCTCCCGCTCCTTCGACCTCAACATCGAGTATGGCGCCAACCGCCCCGACCTCGCCGATCGCTACGCGTCGGTCGCCTACTACTACCTGAGTCGCCCTTGA
- a CDS encoding AarF/ABC1/UbiB kinase family protein, whose protein sequence is MPDSDEKETRSSGPRSGLGRMLRLGALSTQVSASYLLHKATSRFIDPDKRETALLAKHLKNAERILGVFKQLKGPLLKVGQMLSQQEFLPGEYLRALAGLHSSVPPMPYAQIKKQIQKEFKAPPEKVFKHFETHAFAAASLGQVHKAVLKDGTEVAVKIQYPGALKLVESDLGVLKSGIGMLKGIAADLLRERKLDLSNVYEEIAENLYREIDYELELKNAREFKKLFKDDEEIVVPRMYEEYSTERVLTMELLEGMPIADFITWVMNPSRDGLPIRIGADAQACNAWLAEKLAHFFWRQFFHFGLLHGDPHPGNYLILPAKPGERSGLPRFGVLDFGCVRRYPGAFVKDLAGLLRAVMEEDRESAAEYYVKVGFLKEGEDPELLWPMSRMYLTPVLEDRPYQVASLDVLKMGTEGAKHILRNKFLPQYQPEFVFIDRTVVGFWSYLTRLKASVNLHQILMSYVAGSLYDGDGEPRYVSPRERKKKKK, encoded by the coding sequence ATGCCCGATTCTGACGAGAAAGAAACCCGATCGAGTGGGCCCCGATCCGGTCTCGGCCGGATGTTGCGTCTGGGTGCGCTTTCCACGCAGGTCTCCGCCAGCTATCTCCTGCACAAGGCCACGTCGCGGTTCATCGACCCGGACAAACGCGAGACCGCACTTCTCGCCAAGCACCTGAAGAACGCCGAGCGCATTCTGGGAGTATTCAAGCAACTCAAGGGTCCCCTGCTCAAGGTGGGACAAATGCTGTCGCAACAGGAATTTCTCCCGGGGGAATACCTGCGCGCCCTGGCGGGGCTGCACAGCAGCGTTCCGCCCATGCCTTACGCGCAGATCAAGAAACAGATTCAGAAGGAATTCAAAGCGCCTCCTGAAAAAGTCTTCAAGCACTTCGAGACCCATGCGTTCGCCGCCGCATCTTTGGGACAGGTTCACAAGGCCGTATTGAAAGACGGCACGGAAGTGGCCGTGAAAATCCAGTACCCCGGCGCTCTCAAGCTCGTGGAGTCCGATCTGGGCGTCCTCAAGTCCGGCATCGGCATGCTCAAGGGAATCGCGGCGGATCTCCTGCGCGAGCGCAAACTCGACCTTTCGAACGTGTACGAAGAAATCGCCGAAAATCTTTACCGTGAGATCGATTACGAGCTGGAGTTGAAGAACGCCAGGGAGTTCAAGAAGCTGTTCAAGGACGATGAAGAAATTGTCGTTCCCCGGATGTACGAAGAATACTCAACGGAACGCGTCCTCACGATGGAGCTTCTGGAAGGCATGCCGATCGCGGATTTCATCACGTGGGTGATGAATCCCTCCCGCGATGGTCTTCCGATCCGGATCGGTGCGGACGCGCAGGCCTGCAATGCGTGGCTGGCCGAAAAACTAGCCCACTTCTTCTGGCGCCAATTCTTCCATTTCGGGTTGCTTCACGGCGACCCCCACCCAGGGAACTACCTCATTCTTCCGGCGAAGCCCGGAGAGCGCAGCGGCCTGCCACGCTTCGGTGTACTCGATTTTGGGTGTGTGCGGCGCTATCCCGGAGCTTTTGTGAAAGATCTGGCAGGTCTGCTTCGGGCCGTTATGGAGGAGGATCGGGAGTCTGCCGCGGAATACTACGTGAAGGTGGGCTTCCTGAAGGAGGGCGAGGATCCCGAACTTCTCTGGCCGATGAGCCGGATGTACCTCACGCCGGTTTTGGAGGACCGCCCTTATCAGGTCGCCTCACTCGACGTGCTCAAGATGGGCACGGAGGGGGCGAAGCACATCCTCCGCAACAAGTTCCTCCCCCAGTACCAACCCGAATTTGTGTTCATCGACCGCACCGTGGTCGGTTTCTGGTCCTACCTCACACGCCTCAAGGCGAGTGTGAACCTGCACCAGATCCTCATGTCCTACGTGGCGGGCTCGCTGTACGACGGCGACGGTGAACCGCGCTACGTATCCCCCCGCGAACGCAAGAAGAAGAAAAAGTAA
- a CDS encoding PD40 domain-containing protein encodes MRPRGTGTLFSLALPFAWILGCAAMGCAKPQTSREVESSVVLARPEGVAGWRDPVWLDDDHLLVVFLPDDNPSRQDLAILNLASSQFRCLTCALPARNRERPVPHPNGRDVFIHSNPGKGTAWELQTYVLGGDRPLLEESPSMTGEYLLDGLSEGEGTLQDRWPSISPDGGRIAWTKVRTDGFLMLIGDLIRVDGRFRVSGPRVVGAPRGITKNSADDIRVRGAFYETKDISHGGTALAFSATRDQSMNLDDYLMDLETGEVTRHTFHPDWDEDGHWSPDGSSFVTATSRGRNVLEAFATLPLPPFGDFLQTLPVVAYQLAGSGTSRRSARRSAVLFSAEGDANGSAGIPLDDPGDEWFVGDAPRWAPDGRRLVVGEFIPRSDDQTRIRLITLRSSHAAVPIGIRSPSLDWAPFLSDYAPNPPPLETTLSGARGGTVKIVFSGSLPAGQMTIEYGDYSENGDEVLNGTQQFRTLLTDARFNEKVELSGKHSGTLTVDLTFSDKAAEGEVRSVLDGKTVERRFTPSD; translated from the coding sequence ATGCGGCCACGGGGGACCGGGACTCTGTTCTCACTGGCATTGCCTTTTGCCTGGATCCTCGGATGCGCGGCGATGGGGTGCGCAAAACCCCAAACGTCCCGCGAGGTGGAATCCAGCGTCGTCTTGGCCCGACCGGAAGGGGTGGCCGGGTGGCGCGATCCCGTGTGGCTGGACGATGACCATCTCCTTGTTGTGTTCCTGCCCGATGACAACCCGTCCCGGCAGGATCTGGCGATCCTGAACCTGGCCTCCTCACAGTTTCGATGCCTCACGTGCGCGTTGCCGGCGCGGAATCGGGAGCGGCCCGTGCCCCATCCGAATGGGAGAGATGTCTTCATCCATTCCAATCCCGGCAAAGGCACCGCCTGGGAGTTGCAAACGTATGTGCTCGGTGGCGACCGACCCTTGCTGGAGGAGAGTCCCTCGATGACCGGGGAGTACCTGCTGGATGGTTTGAGCGAGGGGGAAGGGACACTCCAGGATCGCTGGCCGTCCATCTCCCCCGATGGCGGAAGGATTGCGTGGACCAAGGTCCGCACGGACGGTTTTCTGATGCTGATCGGTGATTTGATCAGAGTAGATGGACGATTCCGGGTGAGCGGGCCGCGTGTGGTAGGCGCACCGAGGGGAATAACCAAGAATTCGGCCGACGACATTCGCGTGCGGGGCGCCTTCTACGAGACGAAGGACATTTCGCATGGGGGTACTGCCCTGGCCTTCTCCGCAACGCGGGATCAGTCGATGAATCTGGACGACTATCTGATGGATCTTGAGACCGGCGAGGTGACCCGTCACACCTTCCATCCGGATTGGGACGAGGACGGGCACTGGTCCCCGGACGGCTCATCCTTTGTTACCGCCACGAGCCGGGGACGGAATGTGCTGGAGGCATTTGCGACGCTTCCGTTGCCACCGTTTGGCGATTTTCTACAGACGCTGCCTGTTGTTGCTTATCAACTGGCCGGGAGTGGGACCAGTCGCCGTTCGGCAAGACGCTCCGCCGTCCTTTTTTCGGCGGAGGGGGACGCGAACGGTTCCGCGGGTATTCCTCTCGACGATCCCGGAGATGAATGGTTTGTCGGCGATGCACCTCGTTGGGCACCTGACGGGCGGCGGTTGGTGGTCGGCGAGTTCATCCCGAGGAGTGACGACCAAACGCGAATCCGTCTCATTACGCTCCGCTCCTCCCACGCTGCGGTCCCGATTGGGATTCGATCGCCCAGTCTCGATTGGGCTCCCTTCTTGAGCGACTACGCGCCGAATCCTCCACCGCTTGAAACGACTCTCTCCGGCGCCCGCGGCGGCACGGTCAAGATCGTTTTCTCCGGCTCTCTCCCTGCAGGACAAATGACCATTGAGTACGGGGATTACAGCGAGAACGGAGATGAGGTGCTCAACGGGACACAACAATTTCGCACCCTTCTTACCGACGCTCGATTCAACGAGAAGGTGGAGTTGTCAGGAAAGCACTCGGGCACGTTGACGGTGGATTTGACCTTCTCGGACAAGGCAGCCGAGGGTGAGGTGCGATCCGTGCTGGATGGGAAGACGGTCGAACGGCGGTTTACGCCCTCCGATTGA
- a CDS encoding nucleotidyl transferase AbiEii/AbiGii toxin family protein: protein MTRRQLDRFLRALSERVPFHASLILTGGVAAGILGRVRPTEDIDFEARSRDRRRQEELERQIQATARETGTAVQYSEDIDRWSSITLPDHRSTARRWKAYGRLRVDVLHPLVLAVPKLARGTEDDLRDVVACFKKQRVSWRSAACTFGLAARRSPRSTALTLYARRVEYFFDRFGSRIWGSRFRSPDAQSLFRRHARRRSRINRRA from the coding sequence ATGACACGCCGTCAGCTCGACCGATTCCTCCGGGCCCTGTCAGAACGAGTTCCCTTCCATGCCTCGCTGATTCTGACGGGTGGAGTCGCAGCCGGAATCCTCGGTCGGGTACGTCCAACGGAAGATATCGATTTCGAGGCGCGATCAAGGGACCGGAGGCGGCAGGAGGAACTGGAGCGGCAGATTCAAGCCACCGCCCGGGAGACCGGTACGGCCGTGCAGTACTCGGAGGATATCGACCGTTGGTCTTCGATCACCTTGCCGGACCACCGCAGCACGGCGCGTCGATGGAAGGCCTACGGCCGATTGCGGGTCGACGTGCTCCATCCTCTTGTCCTTGCCGTGCCGAAACTCGCCCGTGGCACGGAAGACGACCTGCGGGACGTCGTCGCGTGTTTCAAGAAGCAAAGAGTGTCCTGGCGTTCGGCCGCTTGCACCTTCGGTCTTGCCGCCCGGCGCAGTCCGCGATCCACCGCTCTGACACTCTACGCCCGCCGCGTGGAGTACTTCTTTGATCGATTCGGTTCCAGAATCTGGGGATCTCGTTTCAGAAGTCCGGACGCGCAATCGCTTTTCCGCCGCCACGCCCGGCGCAGGAGTCGGATCAATCGGAGGGCGTAA